CGGGGGAAAAGGGTTGGTGAGTTGGATGAAAGGTGGTCGATGTAAGACTCGGGAGGGAAGGGAGGATAAGAACATAATTACTAGAGAGTATTTACTGAAAGAATGTTGTTATTGGCGGACGTAGGTGGCTTTATTCCTTTTATAGGGCTTTGTTTAGGTTGTCTGGGTACTTAGGTGGCATGAGTCTGTGGACTTAGCTTAAAACAAATGTgcactttaaaagaaaataatgtatagatataaataaatttcaaattgcAAATACGTGAGCATGGACAAAAATAAGTAAGCATTATTAAACAAACTGAGAAAAACCCTGAGGTTTTTCAAAGTTCCTATTTTGTTAAGAATTTGTagttttacaaatgttaattatttatatgtacacatatataaatttgtaaataatattcataGTTGAAGTTCTAACTCATGTTAATAGGAAACCTGAAAGTTTgatgtattgtttataaacatacaatGCACATGTATGAAACTGTATTGCAAAGTTTTAGATGGTACATGCTGTTAAGCTGATTCCTTGGCGTGCAAAGTTAGAATACTCGTTTTgcaattttagttttttgtttagtttttaacattaaaatgtctATACTTTTGAAATGGTACAGGGTCATTCATCCCGGGTATTTCGtatattttgtttggtattataattcacaaagataaaaattactaaaatataggaagttttataaaatattgaagtcACGGGTAAGTCAAGCTGTGCTGTAACACATCATATATGGTAACTGGAACGGAAACTGTATGTGCTCATGTAAAGATCTAAAAAATATCTTAAGCTTTTCTGCTTTTTTGAGTACCTATTTCAAcgtaaacacatttaataatCTTTTCACACACAAATAAGCACCTACTATACTTACGTGAATATAGACATATTTTCTTCGGTTGCCGACTTTTGtagaacatattttatttgttgtttgtagtATTAGAACCAGGAAACTATATTGacgtattatatataataagcgTTGAAGAGATATTCCGTCCTCACACTCCTGATGAAAATTTGCATGCTTAAACTACTATTTATAACCGATAGATAGCACTTGTAACATTACCGTCAACAGAAAGTGGATTACAAGACAGGAATATAATTTGATGgcatataatgttatattttatatcatttaaaaactaaacactGTTGTCAACTTTAAAGCAAATATCCATTTATAATAGTTTGAAATAATGATTGTTTTGCAGAATAATAATCCATTTGAATAAATAGCACCATCACATTTTGTTGACGTTTGATAACTTTCACAattcttctatttttttaaacGAAATCTTAAAAAAGCGTCTTTTTTGTAGAGAGAAAACCACATTTTTGTCTGTTTGGACGGAGTCTACTGAATTGAGCTTTGATTCTGTTGGTGTAAATCTAGAAATTTACCCCTGAACCCAAAGAGGTTATGTTAAAAAGATATTCTGATGAAATGTTATCATATCCATGCTTTATTTTAGGATTgtctatatttaataaacaaacacattttagcGTGatcaaatatgaaaatacaaagaattgtttgtgtttcttatagcacagccacatcaggctatatgctcagcccaccgcggggaatcgaattcctgattttagcgttgtaaatccggagacataccgctgtactagcgggagacagaaaaattgttaaaaatcgctatatatatatacaaattaagtaAGTGGACATTACTTTGGTCAAAGATTTTACCACttaattcattttcattttaagtaatttcattcattttgttatattttaaaatcattaagtactagtttttatagcaaaacaaaatgcaaaaaagAAGTGTACAGAAGTAGTGATATGGTAAATAGATAACCATTTTATGAAGTTAGTATACTTTAGtgactaataaaaaattaattgtctTGATGAAAAAtgagtatttaaagaaataagaaaGTGTGATGTAGTtactataaaaatttaaataattttcgttgtttatttgaaattgaaCCAAATTGGGATTAAAAGATCGTAACTAAGACTCCTCATTTGTTGAATACTTATCCAATGAAAGTTAGCCTGAGAAAACATTATCACGTGATTGGATAAACTTTGAGATAGCTTTCTCGTACGGCCGCGCTAGTATTGACTACAATCGCTTCTTGTGATATAAATAGTAAATTTAAGTCTCGAAACGTAAGCGGAGCTGTTGTGAGTGAGTGATTGTTTATGTAAGTAAAAGTGAGGGATACGTTGCTGTAATTTATAGTAATTATGCCACCAACCCCAAGTGGTAAAGCTGTGAAAAAAGCTGGTAAAGCCCAAAAAGCTGTTCGTGCTGGGGACAAGAAAAAGAGACGAAAGAAAAGGAAAGAGAGCTTtagcatatatgtatataaggtGCTAAAACAAGTTCATCCTGATACTGGCATTTCTAGTAAAGCAATGTCAATAATGAACAGTTTTGTGAACGATATATTTGAGCGAATTGCTGCTGAGGCTTCTCGCCTCGCTCATTACAATAAGAGATCCACCATTACCAGTCGGGAAATACAGACTGCAGTTCGCCTTCTGCTTCCCGGAGAATTAGCCAAACACGCTGTGTCGGAAGGTACCAAGGCTGTTACCAAGTATACAAGTTCCAAGTAGTTTTACTCGCTAGTAATGAAAGGAACGGAGaatgtgtttatgtaacactagtttaAAAGGAACGTGCGACATTTAAGACTGTCATCTCATTAAGTAGTGTTATTTCGTGATCActttttgaaattttagtttgGTAAGTTTTGTCTTTGTGTGAAATTGTCTTTGACAAAGTGTATAAAAAGTTTGGACTTGCGTAAAATGCTTCATTTTTTTCGGAATATGtgggaaattaatatttaaaatcggCAAAATTTTGCGTAGTCGTGTACATTATGTATAGGTGTGAATTTTAGATCGAATAACGTTTGGTTGTTTATTATGAAGCATACTGGTGTTAATATTCgt
Above is a genomic segment from Tachypleus tridentatus isolate NWPU-2018 chromosome 11, ASM421037v1, whole genome shotgun sequence containing:
- the LOC143232232 gene encoding histone H2B-like; the protein is MPPTPSGKAVKKAGKAQKAVRAGDKKKRRKKRKESFSIYVYKVLKQVHPDTGISSKAMSIMNSFVNDIFERIAAEASRLAHYNKRSTITSREIQTAVRLLLPGELAKHAVSEGTKAVTKYTSSK